A single genomic interval of Leishmania panamensis strain MHOM/PA/94/PSC-1 chromosome 25 sequence harbors:
- a CDS encoding hypothetical protein (TriTrypDB/GeneDB-style sysID: LpmP.25.0360), protein MNQLYEAMPIPLSDDAEDTLEGSGLEVSSHASGASSWSRSCTHSADAGSSTSSGAPGEMPEDDAEACGRDIYAAKRWHPERHGHHHNVFTTSSSPNNLFAFLAQLLDVAKGLYTRLERLQPSMAAAVAAPPPYSQTSRANEESRASHVNGKGTAKAAFQGIAKLRTRLCKEMANVQRAVEGLSAAGCTDVLTSSSPDPLAVPPAIFESAVACAQCNSISHYGGIVACLERERDVTGVYVPVSSYVGPPQCVHLASVKGMSTTHRPSFREDMRIEVDVVSNSGHRWIKVKATTARNLELEAAALDVNGATPFTDMLLALIECSKRTCLPHRRTPQVAVVLLHPPPLVLRKFFAEHSVFWAPLSEDCGVATPHHRMQAQLPHAAVTQSATTWFPPLTLSPAVICLDTTALVTLCSQSCYVDGLPYSVRMERLAPFRVLQEQQRKEVDECSAVVAALEPALRLHTAWYTSEALEQVMRQALLLQGDDAAAETTPSSAVKLHGQVFPTGLILPIKLDWLAPLEVAARERSCDAADGSTHQCITTTAATTTATPAVVPLDESSLLVECSDLIGRDAASVLSSLQRRPNWIMADVTYEEFKWILETIAGPQEVARAARLLRLVSVVDTTFLRDSMRSRGDCEGSNGAPSTTGRGTAASRSSSPPPSLFTFVEYLRLSGKVFLRNKFVFGLADAVNAIMVTSNEQMIHAAREQGVHIEACFHPCRSLTEQKMYGLQRRHGPESPPAVTL, encoded by the coding sequence ATGAACCAGCTGTACGAAGCAATGCCGATTCCGCTCTCTGACGACGCGGAGGATACGCTCGAGGGATCAGGCTTGGAGGTGAGCTCCCACGCTAGTGGCGCCAGCTCATGGtcccgcagctgcacgcacaGCGCAGACGCAGGATCGTCGACGTCATCAGGCGCTCCTGGAGAGATGCCCGAGGATGACGCGGAAGCTTGCGGCAGGGACATTTATGCGGCGAAACGCTGGCATCCTGAGCGACACGGCCATCACCATAACGTCTTCACCACCTCGAGCTCGCCAAATAACCTCTTTGCGTTTCTCGCGCAACTGCTGGACGTCGCAAAGGGTCTCTACACCAGACTGGAGCGTCTCCAACCCAGCATGGCGGCCGCTGTAGCGGCCCCACCACCGTACTCGCAGACGTCCCGCGCCAACGAAGAGAGTCGTGCATCGCATGTAAACGGCAAAGGCACGGCTAAGGCAGCGTTTCAAGGCATTGCAAAACTCCGCACCCGACTCTGTAAGGAGATGGCAAATGTGCAACGTGCGGTGGAGGGGCTCAGTGCGGCTGGATGCACAGATGTGTTGACGTCGTCCTCGCCTGATCCGCTTGCCGTGCCTCCTGCCATCTTCGAGTCCGCAGTGGCGTGCGCACAGTGTAACTCGATTTCACACTATGGCGGTATCGTGGCCTGCCTTGAGCGCGAGCGCGACGTCACCGGGGTGTACGTGCCTGTGAGTAGCTACGTGGGGCCACCACAATGTGTGCACCTAGCTTCAGTGAAGGGGATGAGCACCACGCATAGGCCCTCTTTCCGAGAAGATATGCGCATCGAGGTGGATGTAGTCTCTAACAGCGGGCACCGCTGGATCAAGGTGAAGGCGACCACGGCGCGCAACCTTGAGCTCGAGGCCGCGGCGCTGGACGTGAACGGTGCGACTCCCTTTACAGACATGCTCCTGGCCCTCATCGAGTGCTCCAAACGGACCTGCTTGCCGCACCGACGTACCCCTCAGGTGGCCGTCGTGTTGCTCCACCCGCCACCGCTCGTGCTGAGGAAGTTCTTTGCGGAGCACAGTGTCTTCTGGGCGCCGCTCTCTGAAGACTGCGGCGTAGCCACGCCACATCACCGAATGCAAGCACAACTGCCGCACGCAGCAGTTACTCAGAGCGCCACCACGTGGTTTCCACCACTGACGCTGTCTCCTGCGGTCATTTGCCTCGACACGACCGCGTTGGTCACGCTCTGCTCTCAGAGTTGCTACGTGGATGGTTTACCCTACAGTGTGCGGATGGAGCGACTGGCACCGTTTCGCGTAttgcaggagcagcagcggaaggaaGTTGATGAGTGCAGTGCTGTTGTAGCGGCCTTGgagccagcgctgcgcttgcACACCGCCTGGTACACCAGCGAGGCACTCGAGCAGGTAATGCGGCAGGCACTGCTGCTACAGGgcgacgacgcagcagccgaaaCAACACCATCATCAGCCGTCAAGCTGCATGGTCAGGTTTTTCCCACAGGGCTCATCCTGCCGATAAAGCTCGACTGGCTCGCGCCGCTGGAGGTAGCGGCGCGAGAGCGGTCTTGCGATGCCGCGGACGGAAGCACCCACCAATGCATTACCACTACCGCTGCAACCACTACAGCAACGCCTGCAGTCGTACCCCTTGATGAGTCGAGCCTTCTGGTGGAGTGCAGTGATCTCATCGGGAGAGATGCCGCGTCTGTCTTGtcctcgctgcagcggcgacccAACTGGATCATGGCGGATGTCACGTACGAGGAGTTCAAGTGGATCCTGGAGACGATTGCGGGACCGCAGGAGGTTGCGCGCGCCGCAcgtctgctgcgccttgTGAGTGTGGTAGACACAACGTTTCTGCGGGACAGCATGCGTAGCAGAGGCGACTGCGAAGGCAGCAATGGTGCACCAAGCACCACCGGACGTGGCACAGCGGCATCACGCTCTtcttcaccgccaccctcccTATTCACCTTCGTGGAGTATCTCCGGCTCAGCGGCAAGGTGTTCCTGCGCAACAAGTTTGTCTTTGGTCTCGCTGACGCTGTCAACGCGATCATGGTTACCTCGAATGAGCAGATGATCCACGCTGCCCGTGAGCAGGGTGTCCACATTGAGGCGTGCTTTCACCCGTGCCGCTCGCTTACCGAGCAGAAGATGTAcgggctgcagcggcgtcatGGCCCTGAAAGCCCCCCAGCCGTTACCCTCTAG
- a CDS encoding hypothetical protein (TriTrypDB/GeneDB-style sysID: LpmP.25.0340), with amino-acid sequence MRSGSDGIPWSYSIHVHYTLDSVQGWPKIAIQLWQLDDYGCQDIGGYGTAYLPTPRCGWMGGWVDNRNCVCQRGGRICGAPAHSCAFGRRFACPSCPSIRCSATTSSLQTTSSVSSGTQRQVAL; translated from the coding sequence atgcgcagcggcagcgacggcattCCGTGGAGTTATTCCATTCATGTGCACTACACCCTCGACAGCGTGCAGGGTTGGCCAAAGATAGCGATTCAGCTATGGCAGCTGGATGACTACGGTTGCCAGGACATTGGTGGCTACGGCACCGCGTACCTGCCCACGCCGAggtgtgggtggatgggtgggtgggtggacaACAGGAATTGTGTCTGTCAACGTGGAGGCCGAATTTGTGGAGCTCCAGCGCACTCGTGTGCTTTTGGCAGGCGTTTCGCTTGTCCGTCATGCCCGTCCATCCGGTGCTCCGCGACAACTAGCTCATTGCAGACGACGAGCAGCGTTTCAAGCGGCACACAGCGACAAGTGGCACTGTGA
- a CDS encoding hypothetical protein (TriTrypDB/GeneDB-style sysID: LpmP.25.0310), with protein sequence MKTIALLSGGKDSILAMLMAYRYGHEAAVVVNMVPVLESEGASRGAAENGVHGHDIDSYMYQTVGFEAVEAIAACLGIPLRRGYVKRGRAKDQSLLYSEKPSEEDEVESLYRLIKMVREEFPVVQGLTSGAILSNYQRNRVEFICDRLGLESLAYLWMRQPGEILDMAHALHVQAILVKTASIGLMPRQLIGKTLEEARPTLEKMAELYQSHLAGEGGEYETTVLNCPLFYKEQVAVTSLKVVMQDTNDISPSGHGVLTVARVPKSAEEQAQSVETLAHLRAGYFAFPSDVMPLLRSLSASPRALNATASMCSSGEITAATLPATIRSALFLGTGIAAARDGIAHHTHAAPHEAGVSAAEALEACLTALETWAAERGHTPFYYHFSLPESSWEVLCRAAYAAKVSHVCPPGLLVTVRSTYSRATAVLEAEVLAAPTETIQQHVLHAQSRSCWALGEPGPHSQARRVCLATGASRLFVSATPGRIAATREVATVADLPAACHQHVAAFVSTQHVEDRTALPDTVAQFLVAMAHCERYLSLFGSMFGDVCRATIIVTEDVPVALLPALWQWSTQHTGTLPFERVVQVVVVGGLSGTEKIRVSMECVEVREAVEESP encoded by the coding sequence ATGAAGACGattgcgcttctctctggTGGCAAGGACAGCATTCTTGCGATGCTGATGGCGTACCGCTACGGCCACGAAGCGGCCGTTGTTGTGAACATGGTGCCCGTGttggagagcgagggagcaTCCCGAGGGGCGGCTGAGAATGGTGTGCACGGGCACGACATCGACTCATATATGTACCAAACAGTGGGCTTTGAAGCTGTGGAGGCGATTGCCGCCTGTCTTGGGATTCCGCTTCGCCGAGGGTATGTGAAGCGCGGCCGTGCCAAGGACCAGTCGCTGCTGTACTCGGAGAAGCCGTCCGAAGAGGATGAAGTGGAATCGTTGTACAGACTCATCAAgatggtgagggaggagttCCCAGTCGTGCAGGGGCTCACTAGTGGTGCTATTCTCTCCAACTATCAGCGCAATCGTGTGGAGTTCATTTGCGACCGCCTCGGATTAGAATCCCTCGCGTATCTGTGGATGCGCCAGCCCGGTGAAATACTAGACATGGCCCACGCATTGCATGTGCAGGCCATCCTGGTGAAGACGGCGTCCATTGGCTTGATGCCGCGCCAGCTCATTGGCAAGACGCTTGAGGAGGCTCGCCCTACGCTGGAGAAGATGGCGGAGCTCTATCAGTCTCACCTCGCTGGTGAAGGCGGTGAGTACGAGACAACCGTGTTGAACTGCCCTCTCTTTTACAAGGAGCAGGTGGCAGTGACATCACTCAAGGTGGTGATGCAGGACACCAACGACATTTCCCCATCGGGTCACGGggtgctcactgtcgcacGGGTGCCGAAGTCAGCTGAGGAGCAGGCACAGTCTGTAGAGACTCTGGCGCATCTACGGGCCGGCTACTTTGCATTTCCCTCAGatgtgatgccgctgctgcgtagTCTTTCCGCCTCTCCACGTGCGCTGAACGCGACAGCATCCATGTGCAGCTCTGGAGAGATCACCGCCGCGACACTACCGGCCACCATCCGCAGCGCGTTGTTCCTGGGCACTGGTATTGCCGCTGCGAGGGACGGTATTGcgcatcacacacacgcagccccTCACGAAGCTGGCGTGTCGGCTGCGGAGGCCCTGGAAGCGTGCCTTACGGCGCTTGAGACGTGGGCAGCGGAGCGCGGACACACTCCCTTCTACTATCATTTCTCGCTTCCTGAGTCCTCCTGGGAGGTGCTGTGTCGTGCTGCGTACGCCGCTAAGGTGTCCCATGTGTGTCCACCTGGACTGCTTGTCACAGTACGTTCCACATACTCCCGAGCCACTGCCGTACTTGAAGCGGAAGTGCTCGCAGCGCCAACGGAAACGATCCAGCAGCATGTTTTACACGCGcagagccgcagctgctgggcacTTGGCGAGCCGGGGCCGCACTCGCAGGCTCGTCGGGTGTGTCTCGCCACCGGGGCCTCGCGGTTGTTCGTGAGCGCCACGCCTGGGCGTATTGCAGCGACGAGGGAGGTGGCTACCGTTGCTGATCTTCCCGCTGCCTGCCATCAACACGTTGCAGCCTTCGTGTCGACGCAGCACGTGGAGGACAGGACAGCACTACCCGACACAGTTGCGCAATTCCTCGTTGCCATGGCACACTGCGAGCggtacctctctctcttcgggAGCATGTTCGGTGACGTTTGCCGTGCCACCATTATCGTTACTGAGGACGTGCCCGTGGCGCTGTTGCCAGCACTCTGGCAGTGGTCGACACAGCATACAGGCACGCTACCGTTTGAGCGTGTtgtgcaggtggtggtggtcggcgGCTTGAGCGGCACAGAAAAGATTCGCGTGTCGATGGAGTGTGTagaggtgagggaggcagtggaggagagccCCTAG
- a CDS encoding hypothetical protein (TriTrypDB/GeneDB-style sysID: LpmP.25.0350) — MISEEGFLTALPFSGGEQRLSQHSSAIPLRGSPSPVRSASALFSYTEAATPTWYSALSASALYPSTYPLDLYTSSAASVSHAVPPSLSYNPYKYGSWADPAPPLDSATAAAPSTESRVHAALGEAERQRQILQLERELAEEQRQRLEARLSLSSSSSAARLSASAPGSKVSSVEAAVAEPQRTASEASVSPPLEVTYDEIGGELRGFSMETPAPPSSPSPPSAHVHTRRHVHGAGTHVDISGPDAASNMRPQEQHMEPCASPSPSLAAPAITTDGFDGLPGVSLQPQPSQSLSPRRCSPERCTPTMKEALPCVTGEQSTSAHITRHGASSPSPKRAPMPAEKRCTPVRPAPSPPPSEGDRSHASLCNPHSAHREVADIHEDEEHQYDVYRQKLARIQEALRPSSTSGVLCQTASLEAHRAHQRRCRLTTPALWPSAPPPPRQGPSPYLFKISVETTPPLSFPPHHATGELPLVRRAPSTESYADSVAPLPRGRPRQLCWDLAHSGNVVMSSDGYACKADATDALTLIEREYHGRLEDVLQRLVIPFYAMGNLGVTRGSLTFAFRWASPALTHRASVRQRRDRGGSGGVAHRTPALAFGFATRAFTGYGTEAPAFLYLSTGAIAQGVSTTTSAGAERPYGAPYEPGLELAARLDLERGELEFYVEGVSMGVAFRFFPARHPAPLFPVVVFSADRDAAELLYSA, encoded by the coding sequence ATGATCTCTGAGGAGGGATTCCTCACTGCCTTACCCTTTAGCGGTGGAGAACAGCGACTCTCTCAGCACTCGTCCGCTATTCCACTCCGTGGATCGCCGTCTCCTGTGCGCAGTGCGTCGGCGCTGTTCTCATACACGGAAGCGGCGACGCCCACGTGGTACAGCGCGCTAAGTGCCTCTGCCTTATATCCGTCCACTTACCCGTTAGACCTCTATACTTCAAGTGCCGCGTCGGTATCCCACGCTGTACCACCTTCACTATCTTACAACCCCTACAAGTACGGCAGCTGGGCAGatccagcaccgccgctggactccgcaacagcagcggcaccgtcgaCCGAGTCGAGAGTGCATGCGGCTCTtggagaggcggagcggcagaggcaaATCCTCCAGCTGGAACGAGAGCTCGCTGaggaacagcggcagcggttgGAGGCTCGCTTATCActgtcgtcctcctcgtctgctGCACGGCTCTCTGCGTCGGCGCCGGGGAGTAAGGTCTCTTCGGTGGAGGCTGCGGTTGCTGAACCGCAACGTACTGCGTCAGAGGCGTCGGTTTCGCCGCCACTCGAGGTGACCTACGATGAAATTGGCGGGGAGTTGCGGGGCTTTTCGATGGAgacaccggcaccgccaaGCTCTCCGTCACCGCCATCCGCACACGTTCACACCCGCCGCCATGTCCATGGAGCAGGTACCCACGTAGACATCTCGGGTCCTGATGCTGCGAGTAACATGAGGCCACAGGAGCAGCACATGGAGCCTTGTGCGTCTCCATCGCCCTCATTAGCGGCACCGGCCATTACCACCGATGGCTTCGATGGGCTGCCAGGGGTGTCTCTCCAGCCGCAGCCATCCCAGAGCCTGAGCCCTCGCCGTTGTTCTCCGGAGCGGTGCACCCCTACAATGAAAGAAGCGCTGCCGTGTGTGACGGGGGAGCAGAGTACCTCTGCACACATTACGCGCCATGGGGCCTCGTCCCCTTCGCCAAAGCGGGCGCCTATGCCGGCAGAAAAGCGCTGTACACCAGTGCGCCCTGCACcgtcgcctccgccctctGAAGGCGATCGATCACATGCATCACTGTGCAACCCACACTCTGCGCATCGAGAGGTGGCTGACATCCACGAGGATGAGGAGCACCAGTACGACGTCTACAGGCAGAAGCTGGCTCGCATacaagaggcgctgcgcccaTCCAGCACCTCTGGCGTGCTATGCCAGACGGCATCCCTCGAAGCTCACCGTGCACatcagcgacgctgccgtctcACTACCCCGGCCCTGTGGCCgagtgcaccgccgccaccacgacaGGGCCCCTCTCCGTACCTCTTCAAAATATCCGTTGAAACGACACCACCGTTGTCGTTTCCCCCGCATCATGCCACTGGCGAGCTTCCGCTAGTGCGGCGTGCGCCCTCAACAGAATCTTATGCTGACTCAGTCGCTCCGCTTCCGCGCGGACGTCCGCGGCAACTATGCTGGGATCTCGCTCACAGCGGAAACGTTGTCATGTCGAGCGACGGCTATGCCTGCAAAGCGGACGCCACGGACGCGCTCACGCTGATTGAGAGGGAGTACCACGGGCGACTGGaggacgtgctgcagcgtctgGTTATCCCCTTTTACGCGATGGGCAACCTTGGCGTTACACGCGGCTCTCTGACCTTCGCGTTCCGTTGGGCATCCCCGGCGTTGACGCATCGCGCTtcagtgcggcagcggcgcgaccgaggaggcagtggtggtgtcgcGCATCGGACACCTGCACTAGCGTTTGGATTTGCCACCCGCGCCTTTACAGGCTACGGCACGGAAGCGCCCGCGTTTCTTTACCTGTCCACCGGAGCCATCGCGCAAGGggtgagcaccaccacctcagctGGCGCGGAGCGACCCTACGGTGCCCCGTACGAACCAGGGCTGGAGCTGGCGGCACGGCTGGACCTGGAGCGGGGTGAGCTGGAGTTTTACGTCGAGGGCGTCTCCATGGGCGTCGCGTTTCGCTTCTTCCCCGCTCGCCACCCAGCGCCCCTCTTTCCAGTGGTCGTCTTCTCCGCCGACAGGGATGCTGCGGAGCTTCTGTACTCTGCCTGA
- a CDS encoding hypothetical protein (TriTrypDB/GeneDB-style sysID: LpmP.25.0320), with amino-acid sequence MSAAKAKDTEAVPAVHEEDTPTTARIAAKEASGKALPPLNLTPAERRGLLIVVGVALLQEVHSSVFRWALVGAASAAMVYKSFTRPHQSS; translated from the coding sequence ATGTCTGCCGCAAAGGCAAAGGACACGGAGGCGGTGCCAGCGGTACACGAGGAGGACACACCCACGACTGCGAGGATagcagcgaaggaggcgTCTGGAAAGGCCCTGCCGCCATTGAATCTCACACCGGCTGAGAGGCGCGGTCTGCTGATAGTAGTGGGTGTGGCACTGCTCCAAGAGGTGCACTCCAGTGTATTCCGTTGGGCTCTGGTGGGTGCCGCGTCTGCTGCAATGGTGTACAAGAGTTTTACCCGTCCTCACCAGAGTTCGTAG
- a CDS encoding hypothetical protein (TriTrypDB/GeneDB-style sysID: LpmP.25.0330) → MWGGLEFFVSIEVLVSFSIPPSLCRDGASSVTSASGDKALAIKRAGNPTVRRLHFTRERRLTSVFAFPNATLFLQVLFSSGNKVHLITPWDKEDTTTILKSFGWVSFLADARHVSVVPGSSQFGFSSLGVDPADYTRVVLVVDDASRWSSATTLQLIEVRHTSEGQDVADSMELLYALSRCILFSEWYLRYPSSCISSCTALSNTTVFAFCRFFLNGPRPDVELMQLICYHGGRIVRSATEATHVLILPSPPSEHGTSSSASSSSTASSSTSASVDDSGSEGERSDSLVDSTDADTSDEECGNDTSVPPQKSGERPLGDSGARRGSLDTPVSDTGAAASLPAPRPSAASPQRPVAGCSSEALVAATQLSSVASLPATNVPSQTVMVTPSWVYRCVRGLRLVPIECEQATAAPGAGEEEEEGQGKLEGGSKTEVVRTTGALLCALLPPADARPLLWTTLHSIASQHGYDTAALVQGTAAAVPLKTVTAACVLEALTSRVYSDVVEVRLQPLPVAGKSTDASSISSRSRGVPVTRRTLDSQRLSTGSSELGRIALHRFERRRDKEAVFSHLQLVASQFLYSFDYVQRQRSQALHCYAGTQTSGMRHASMGTMTEAQPPPASSLLAADKELVESKEAAAVVTSDTRVEERESASLSAMTVAAKAAESSTGDTAGAVGEGEWRHHLRNVEGKLLISHIHANQMRDEEAEKRSRDGSRHTYGADDAEDPTKSVRALTAQLIEHTEKTELSTIMIEEDFTLAPPCSPKIVTESSRDEAPLARPPLAPSLLKPPSLLPLPPMAKLINDGRGKADASLTEFTACFIPTSVLTTEQQYDFYVFLCSLPLFDTAELGNSVVRVADGVRCQFANHKGANDFLRIEFIEFLSLRLPIFPATEDSLDVEDLQKTIMDFPFLHLPTTPEVSHEEAKSLWTAPVPPEATAFASSPAARLRTSYSSDMSRYPRRRETRSPSAGSRSPANRGSDSSRASHARPHIPQSDPRTDSRWKRDRDDGNEKEPPLPADHYRQCDRNRGDVHHGSSSRCAESSSSSHRHHRCDDHGDRHLSSRDDPDRNLRSSERHRLHSRRERR, encoded by the coding sequence ATGTGGGGTGGGCTGGAGTTTTTTGTTTCCATCGAAGTGCTCGTGTCCTTCTCTATCCCTCCTTCCCTGTGCCGCGATGGCGCGTCATCGGTGACGTCAGCGTCTGGCGATAAGGCGCTGGCGATCAAGCGAGCTGGCAACCCGACGGTGCGGCGGTTGCACTTCACGCGAGAACGGCGACTCACCTCTGTCTTTGCTTTCCCCAATGCGACCTTGTTCTTGCAGgtgctcttttcctctggCAACAAAGTGCACCTCATTACTCCATGGGACAAGGAGGACACGACGACAATTCTGAAGTCCTTTGGCTGGGTGAGCTTCCTCGCCGATGCCAGGCATGTGTCGGTGGTCCCAGGCTCTTCGCAGTTCGGCTTCAGCAGCCTTGGCGTGGACCCTGCAGACTACACCCgtgtcgtcctcgtcgtcgatgACGCGTcgcgctggagcagcgcaaCGACACTGCAACTCATTGAAGTGCGTCACACGAGTGAGGGACAGGACGTGGCTGATTCTATGGAGCTGTTGTACGCTCTCTCGCGCTGCATTCTCTTCTCTGAGTGGTACCTGCGCTACCCTTCCTCGTGTATtagcagctgcacagcgctCAGCAACACCACCGTCTTTGCCTTCTGCCGCTTCTTCCTCAACGGCCCTAGGCCGGATGTGGAGTTGATGCAGCTAATCTGCTACCACGGCGGTCGCATTGTGCGCTCCGCGACAGAGGCTACCCACGTCCTCATTCTCCCATCACCACCGTCCGAACACGGTACGTCTTCAAGcgcgtcttcctcttcaaCTGCGTCGTCCTCCACTTCTGCTTCGGTCGACGACAGTggcagcgagggcgagaGGTCAGACTCTCTGGTCGATAGCACGGACGCGGACACCAGCGACGAGGAATGCGGAAACGATACGTCTGTGCCACCTCAGAAAAGTGGAGAACGGCCTCTCGGCGATAGCGGTGCGCGTCGTGGATCTCTTGATACACCAGTGTCGGAcacaggcgctgcggcttctctgcctgcgccgcgaccctctgcagcgtcgccgcagcgaccCGTAGCTGGATGCAGCTCCGAGGCTCTTGTTGCTGCAACTCAGTTGTCCTCAGTGGCATCGTTGCCTGCCACAAACGTTCCTTCCCAGACTGTAATGGTGACACCGTCGTGGGTGTATCGGTGTGTTCGAGGGCTGCGGCTGGTCCCCATCGAATGTGAGCAGGCAACTGCTGCGCCGGGCGctggcgaagaggaggaggagggacaaGGGAAGCTAGAGGGCGGCAGCAAGACAGAGGTGGTACGGACGACGGGTGCGCTTCTTTGTGCGCTTCTGCCCCCCGCTGATGCTAGGCCGCTGCTTTGGACTACACTTCATTCCATTGCCTCTCAGCATGGCTATGACACAGCTGCGCTTGTGCagggcactgcagcagctgtgccccTCAAGACTGTGACGGCTGCATGTGTCTTGGAAGCCTTGACGAGCCGCGTGTACAGCGACGTCGTTGAGGTACGATTGCAGCCACTGCCGGTGGCAGGCAAGTCGACCGATGCGTCCTCGATATCGTCCCGCTCACGTGGCGTGCCTGTCACGCGGCGCACGTTGGATTCGCAGAGACTCTCTACCGGTTCTTCAGAGTTGGGCCGCATCGCACTGCATCGCTTtgagcggcggcgcgacAAGGAGGCCGTCTTTTCGCATTTGCAGCTCGTTGCCTCACAGTTCCTCTACTCCTTCGACTAcgtgcagcggcaacggtcgcaggcgctgcacTGCTACGCAGGCACTCAGACCAGCGGCATGCGACACGCCTCCATGGGCACTATGACcgaggcgcagccgccgccggcctCATCACTGTTGGCTGCAGACaaggagctggtggagtCAAAAGAGGCCGCTGCCGTGGTTACGAGCGATACCCGGGTCGAAGAGCGTGAGTCAGCCTCCTTGTCGGCgatgacggtggcggcaaaGGCTGCAGAGTCGTCCACAGGTGACACAGCCGGCGCTGTGGGCGAGGGTGAGTGGCGCCATCATTTGAGGAACGTCGAGGGGAAGCTGCTCATAtcgcacatacacgcaaATCAGATGcgtgacgaggaggcggagaagcggTCCAGGGATGGCAGCCGACATACTTACGGCGCCGACGATGCCGAGGACCCCACAAAGTCCGTTCGGGCACTCACGGCGCAGTTAATtgaacacacagagaagaccGAGCTGTCGACCATCATGATAGAGGAGGATTTTACGCTGGCTCCGCCGTGCTCACCGAAGATTGTGACGGAGAGCTCCCGCGACGAAGCACCGCTTGCTCGCCCACCACTGGCACCGTCTCTATTAAAgcccccctctttgctgccgctgccgcccatGGCGAAGCTGATCAACGACGGACGTGGCAAGGCGGACGCCTCGCTCACAGAATTCACCGCGTGCTTTATCCCGACCTCGGTCCTGACGACGGAGCAGCAGTATGACTTTTACGTCTTCTTGTGCTCGCTCCCACTCTTCGACACAGCGGAGCTCGGCAACAGCGTCGTTCGTGTCGCAGACGGCGTGCGGTGCCAGTTTGCTAACCACAAAGGTGCGAATGATTTTCTGCGCATCGAGTTCATTGAATTTCTTTCTCTGCGCCTTCCCATTTTCCCCGCCACGGAGGACTCGCTGGATGTGGAGGATCTGCAGAAGACGATTATGgatttcccttttcttcatCTGCCAACTACGCCGGAGGTATCGCATGAGGAGGCGAAGTCACTATGGACGGCACCTGTGCCGCCTGAGGCTACGGCGTTCGCCTCATCACCGGCAGCGCGTCTGCGAACCTCGTATTCCAGTGATATGAGCAGGTATCCGCGTCGCCGCGAGACACGTTCACCGTCTGCGGGCTCGAGGTCGCCAGCAAATCGTGGAAGCGACTCCTCCCGTGCATCTCACGCGAGGCCGCATATTCCCCAGAGCGATCCTCGCACCGACAGTCGGTGGAAGCGTGAtcgcgacgacggcaacgaAAAGGAACCACCGCTGCCCGCCGATCATTACCGCCAGTGCGACCGGAACCGCGGTGACGTTCACCACGGGTCTTCCTCGCGCTGTGCAGagtcctcgtcctcttctcaccgccaccatcgctgcGACGACCACGGTGACCGCCATCTTTCTTCACGAGACGACCCGGATCGCAACTTGCGTAGCAGCGAGCGTCATCGATTGCACAGTCGACGCGAGCGGCGGTAG